The following are encoded together in the Microterricola viridarii genome:
- the rplM gene encoding 50S ribosomal protein L13, with protein sequence MTRTYTPKASEVSRSWVIIDATDVVLGRLASHAAVILRGKNKATFTPHMDMGDFVIIINADKVALTGAKLDQKKAYRHSGYPGGLTAVTYSELLEKNPERAVEKAIRGMLPKNSIGRAQLKKLKVYAGSEHPHAAQQPVPYTLTQVAQ encoded by the coding sequence GTGACGCGCACTTACACCCCGAAGGCTTCCGAAGTTTCGCGCAGTTGGGTCATCATTGACGCAACTGACGTCGTTCTCGGCCGTCTCGCAAGCCACGCAGCCGTGATCCTCCGCGGCAAGAACAAGGCGACCTTCACCCCCCACATGGACATGGGTGACTTCGTCATCATCATCAACGCCGACAAGGTTGCCCTCACCGGCGCCAAGCTCGACCAGAAGAAGGCCTACCGCCACTCGGGTTACCCGGGTGGACTGACGGCTGTCACCTACTCCGAGCTGCTCGAGAAGAACCCCGAGCGCGCCGTTGAGAAGGCCATCCGCGGAATGCTGCCGAAGAACTCGATCGGCCGCGCTCAGCTCAAGAAGCTCAAGGTCTACGCAGGCTCCGAGCACCCGCACGCCGCGCAGCAGCCGGTGCCGTACACCCTGACCCAGGTCGCTCAGTAG
- the rpsI gene encoding 30S ribosomal protein S9: MATIADQIDAPESYSTETPAEAAPKAPRAVLNVGGAAVGRRKQAIARVRLVPGSGTLSVNKREFAEYFPNKLHQQLITDPFKVLDLIGSYDVIAKITGGGPSGQAGALRLAIARALNEIDRENNRAILKKAGFLTRDARVIERKKAGLKKARKASQFSKR; encoded by the coding sequence GTGGCTACGATCGCAGACCAGATTGACGCTCCGGAGAGCTACTCCACCGAGACGCCGGCCGAGGCAGCCCCCAAGGCTCCCCGCGCCGTGCTGAACGTTGGCGGCGCAGCCGTCGGCCGTCGCAAGCAGGCCATCGCCCGCGTGCGCCTCGTCCCCGGCTCGGGCACGCTCAGCGTGAACAAGCGCGAGTTCGCCGAGTACTTCCCCAACAAGCTGCACCAGCAGCTCATCACCGACCCCTTCAAGGTGCTCGACCTCATCGGCAGCTACGACGTGATCGCCAAGATCACCGGTGGCGGCCCCTCGGGCCAGGCCGGCGCCCTGCGCCTCGCCATCGCCCGCGCCCTGAACGAGATCGACCGCGAGAACAACCGCGCGATCCTCAAGAAGGCTGGCTTCCTGACCCGTGACGCTCGCGTCATCGAGCGCAAGAAGGCCGGTCTCAAGAAGGCCCGCAAGGCCTCGCAGTTCTCGAAGCGCTAA
- the glmM gene encoding phosphoglucosamine mutase, producing MPRLFGTDGVRGLANRELTADLALGLAQAAAAVLTKGHHAEERRASGRRPVAVVARDPRISGEFLTAAVSAGLASSGVDVLDAGVLPTPAAAFLIADIGADFGVMLSASHNPAPDNGIKFFAFGGTKLPDEVEDRIEAYLHKEVLLPTGGDVGRIRRFADAEDRYVLHLLSTLPNRLDGVHVVLDCAHGAASGVSPEVFTMAGARVTLIGADPDGMNINDGVGSTHLDNLAKAVLEHGADVGIAHDGDADRCLAVDSAGNIIDGDQIMAILAVSMKERGHLTNDTLVATVMSNLGLRKAMAANGITMIETKVGDRYVLEELNADKLALGGEQSGHVIMTEYATTGDGVLTGLHLVAEMARTGKSIAELASVMTVFPQILVNVRGVDHTAMHGDEGIADAVRAAEAELGDTGRVLLRPSGTEPMVRVMVEAADQATADRLAHALADVVRERLPL from the coding sequence TTGCCTCGACTCTTCGGCACGGACGGCGTCCGGGGCCTGGCCAACCGTGAACTCACGGCTGACCTGGCCCTGGGCCTCGCCCAGGCCGCCGCTGCGGTGCTCACAAAGGGGCACCACGCGGAAGAACGCCGCGCCTCAGGACGCCGGCCCGTCGCGGTCGTCGCTCGCGACCCGCGCATTTCCGGTGAGTTCCTCACCGCCGCCGTCTCGGCCGGACTTGCCTCCTCGGGCGTCGATGTTCTCGACGCCGGGGTGCTGCCCACTCCCGCCGCGGCCTTCCTGATCGCCGACATCGGCGCAGACTTCGGTGTGATGCTCTCCGCATCGCACAACCCCGCCCCCGACAATGGCATCAAGTTCTTTGCCTTCGGCGGGACCAAGCTTCCCGATGAGGTCGAAGACCGCATCGAGGCATACCTCCACAAAGAGGTGCTGCTGCCCACCGGCGGCGACGTTGGCCGCATCCGCCGCTTTGCGGATGCCGAGGACCGCTACGTCCTGCACCTGCTCAGCACTCTGCCGAACCGGCTCGACGGCGTCCACGTCGTGCTCGACTGCGCCCACGGCGCGGCATCCGGCGTCTCGCCCGAGGTGTTCACCATGGCCGGGGCCCGGGTCACGCTGATCGGGGCAGACCCCGACGGCATGAATATCAACGATGGTGTCGGCTCCACCCACCTCGACAACCTGGCCAAGGCTGTGCTCGAGCACGGCGCAGACGTCGGTATCGCCCACGACGGCGACGCCGACCGCTGCCTGGCCGTCGACAGTGCGGGCAACATCATCGACGGCGACCAGATCATGGCGATCCTGGCCGTGTCGATGAAGGAACGTGGCCACCTCACGAACGACACCCTCGTCGCCACGGTGATGAGCAACCTCGGCCTGCGCAAGGCCATGGCTGCCAACGGCATCACCATGATCGAGACCAAGGTCGGCGACCGCTACGTGCTCGAGGAGCTGAACGCTGACAAGCTGGCGCTCGGCGGCGAACAATCCGGCCACGTGATCATGACCGAGTATGCGACGACCGGCGACGGCGTGCTGACCGGCCTGCACCTGGTGGCCGAGATGGCGCGCACCGGCAAGTCGATCGCCGAGCTCGCCAGCGTGATGACGGTGTTCCCGCAGATCCTGGTGAACGTGCGCGGAGTCGACCACACGGCCATGCACGGCGACGAAGGCATCGCCGATGCCGTGCGCGCCGCCGAAGCCGAACTGGGCGACACCGGCCGCGTGCTGCTGCGCCCCTCCGGCACCGAGCCGATGGTGCGCGTCATGGTGGAGGCGGCCGATCAGGCCACCGCCGACCGGCTGGCGCACGCCCTCGCCGATGTCGTGCGCGAGCGGCTTCCGCTCTAG
- the coaA gene encoding type I pantothenate kinase, with translation MAEQRTPINNGHNSPFVELERADWAGLASSTRLPLQETELVQLRGLGEPLNLAEVTEVYLPLSRLLNLYVAGTKQLHRATSDFLGERAATTPFVIGVAGSVAVGKSTIARLLRELLARWEDTPRVELVTTDGFLLPNAELERRGLMERKGFPESYDRRALLRFVSAVKSGAPEVRAPFYSHLSYDIVPDAQITVRQPDVLIVEGLNVLQPPAPGHRLAVSDLFDFTVYVDARTSDIARWYEERFLKLQRGAFSNPKSYFHRYASLTEDEARARARGIWQSINEPNLLQNIRPTRSRASLVLRKDSDHAVSSVLLRKL, from the coding sequence ATGGCCGAGCAGCGTACCCCGATTAACAACGGCCACAACTCTCCGTTCGTTGAGTTGGAGCGGGCCGACTGGGCCGGGTTGGCGTCATCCACCCGCCTGCCGCTGCAGGAGACGGAACTCGTGCAGCTGCGCGGGCTCGGCGAGCCGCTGAACCTGGCCGAGGTCACCGAGGTGTACCTGCCGCTCAGCCGGCTGCTCAACCTGTACGTCGCCGGTACCAAGCAGCTGCACCGCGCCACCAGCGACTTCTTGGGTGAGCGAGCCGCGACGACCCCGTTCGTGATCGGCGTTGCCGGCTCGGTGGCCGTCGGCAAGTCGACGATCGCGCGCCTGCTTCGCGAGCTGCTCGCCCGCTGGGAGGACACCCCGCGCGTCGAGCTGGTGACGACCGACGGCTTCCTGCTGCCCAACGCCGAGCTGGAGCGCCGCGGCCTGATGGAGCGCAAGGGCTTTCCGGAGTCGTACGACCGCCGCGCCTTGCTGCGATTTGTCAGCGCGGTGAAGTCCGGCGCCCCCGAGGTGCGCGCGCCGTTCTACTCGCATCTCAGCTATGACATCGTGCCCGACGCCCAGATCACCGTGCGCCAGCCCGACGTGCTCATCGTCGAGGGGCTGAACGTGCTGCAGCCGCCCGCTCCCGGGCACCGTCTGGCCGTCAGCGACCTGTTCGACTTCACCGTGTATGTCGATGCCCGCACCTCCGACATCGCGCGTTGGTACGAGGAGCGCTTCCTGAAGTTGCAACGCGGCGCCTTCAGCAACCCGAAGTCCTACTTCCACCGGTACGCCTCGCTCACCGAGGACGAGGCCAGGGCGCGCGCCCGCGGCATCTGGCAGAGCATCAACGAGCCGAACCTGCTGCAGAACATCCGGCCGACGCGCTCCCGCGCCTCCTTGGTGCTGCGCAAGGACTCAGACCACGCCGTCTCCAGCGTGCTGCTCCGCAAGCTCTAG
- the glmS gene encoding glutamine--fructose-6-phosphate transaminase (isomerizing): MCGIVGYVGDKKSIEVLVGGLRRLEYRGYDSAGIAVIDDETGALGVSKKSGKLVKLTDELAAHPLGDGSAGIGHTRWATHGGPTDVNAHPHLGDDGKLALIHNGIIENFSELKNELLAEGYGFASETDTEVAAALLGREYRATGDLRTAFQNVVSRLDGAFTLLALHSEEPGLVVGARRNSPLVIGIGEGENFLGSDVAAFVQYTRTAMAVGQDQIVAITPDSVTVTDFAGAPVEVETFEVEWDSAAADKGGWSSFMAKEVAEQPDAVANTLRGRIVDDAVVVPELAAFGDEALAGIRRIVIIACGTAAYAGMTAQYAIEKWARVPVTVELSHEFRYRDPVITDDTLVISISQSGETMDTLMAVKYAREAGARVISICNTQGATIPRESDAVVYTHAGPEVAVASTKAFVAQITALYLFGLHLARVRGSLSVEEQAEQVRELVAIPAKIATVLESSATVAQLAHWMADTRAVLFLGRHVGFPIAMEGALKLKELAYIHAEGFAAGELKHGPIALIEPGQPVFVVVPSPRGSATLHPKVVSNIQEIRARGARVIAIAEEGDAAVLPFADEVVRIPLAAPLFEPLLAVVPLQIFAMELSIAKGLDVDQPRNLAKSVTVE; encoded by the coding sequence ATGTGCGGAATCGTTGGATATGTCGGTGACAAGAAGAGCATTGAAGTATTGGTCGGAGGCCTCCGACGTTTGGAGTACCGCGGCTACGACTCGGCCGGCATCGCCGTCATCGACGACGAGACAGGTGCCCTCGGCGTCTCGAAGAAGTCGGGCAAGCTGGTCAAGCTGACCGACGAGTTGGCCGCGCACCCGCTCGGTGACGGCAGCGCCGGAATCGGGCACACCCGCTGGGCAACCCACGGTGGGCCCACCGACGTCAACGCGCACCCGCACCTGGGCGACGACGGCAAGCTGGCGTTGATCCACAACGGCATCATCGAGAACTTCTCCGAGCTCAAGAACGAGCTGCTGGCCGAGGGCTACGGCTTCGCCAGCGAGACCGACACCGAGGTCGCCGCCGCGCTCCTCGGCCGCGAGTACCGGGCCACCGGTGACTTGCGCACCGCCTTCCAGAACGTCGTCAGCCGCCTCGACGGCGCGTTCACGCTGCTCGCACTGCACAGCGAGGAGCCCGGCCTCGTCGTCGGCGCCCGCCGCAACTCGCCGCTCGTGATCGGCATCGGCGAGGGCGAGAACTTCCTCGGCTCCGACGTGGCCGCCTTCGTGCAGTACACCCGCACCGCCATGGCAGTCGGCCAGGACCAGATCGTCGCCATCACCCCCGACTCCGTCACCGTGACCGACTTCGCCGGTGCTCCGGTCGAGGTCGAGACCTTTGAGGTGGAGTGGGATTCCGCCGCTGCCGACAAGGGCGGCTGGTCCAGCTTCATGGCCAAGGAGGTTGCCGAGCAGCCCGACGCCGTCGCCAACACGCTCCGCGGGCGCATCGTCGACGACGCCGTCGTCGTGCCGGAGCTCGCTGCCTTCGGCGACGAGGCGCTGGCCGGCATCCGCCGCATCGTCATCATCGCCTGCGGCACCGCCGCCTATGCCGGCATGACCGCGCAGTACGCCATCGAAAAGTGGGCACGTGTGCCCGTGACCGTCGAGCTCAGCCACGAGTTCCGCTACCGCGACCCCGTCATCACCGACGACACCCTGGTCATCTCGATCAGCCAGTCCGGCGAGACCATGGACACCCTGATGGCCGTCAAGTACGCCCGTGAGGCCGGCGCTCGCGTCATCTCGATCTGCAACACGCAGGGCGCCACGATTCCGCGCGAGTCGGATGCCGTCGTCTACACGCACGCCGGGCCAGAGGTCGCCGTGGCCTCCACCAAGGCCTTCGTCGCCCAGATCACCGCCCTCTACCTGTTCGGCCTGCACCTGGCCCGGGTGCGCGGCTCGTTGAGCGTCGAAGAGCAGGCAGAGCAGGTGCGCGAACTCGTCGCGATCCCCGCCAAGATCGCCACGGTGCTGGAGTCCAGCGCCACGGTTGCGCAGCTCGCGCACTGGATGGCCGACACCCGCGCCGTGCTGTTCCTCGGACGCCACGTCGGATTCCCCATCGCCATGGAGGGTGCCCTGAAGCTCAAGGAGCTCGCCTACATCCACGCCGAGGGCTTCGCCGCCGGCGAGCTCAAGCACGGCCCGATCGCGCTGATCGAGCCCGGCCAGCCCGTCTTCGTCGTCGTGCCGAGCCCGCGCGGCTCCGCGACGCTGCACCCCAAGGTCGTCTCCAACATCCAGGAGATCCGCGCACGTGGCGCCCGCGTCATCGCGATCGCGGAAGAGGGCGACGCCGCCGTGCTGCCGTTCGCCGACGAGGTCGTGCGCATCCCGCTGGCCGCGCCGCTGTTCGAGCCGCTGCTCGCCGTGGTTCCGCTGCAGATCTTCGCCATGGAGCTCTCCATCGCCAAGGGCCTGGACGTGGACCAGCCCCGCAACCTTGCCAAGTCCGTCACGGTCGAGTAG
- a CDS encoding holo-ACP synthase: protein MIIGIGVDVVDLARFERAITRTPRLRERLFAESERERSTSSLAARFAAKEALIKALGGPGTLRWHDMEVVNDEHGNPGFALHGATAAEAAARGISRLHLSMSHDAGIATAFVIAEA, encoded by the coding sequence GTGATCATCGGAATCGGGGTCGACGTCGTCGACCTTGCACGGTTCGAGCGCGCCATCACCCGCACCCCGCGACTGCGCGAGCGCCTGTTCGCTGAGAGTGAGCGCGAGCGCTCGACATCGTCGCTGGCCGCCCGCTTCGCAGCCAAGGAGGCGCTGATCAAGGCCCTCGGCGGCCCAGGCACGCTGCGCTGGCACGACATGGAGGTCGTCAACGACGAGCACGGCAACCCCGGCTTCGCGCTGCACGGCGCGACGGCGGCCGAGGCGGCTGCCCGCGGCATCAGCCGGCTGCACCTCTCCATGAGCCACGACGCCGGCATCGCCACCGCCTTCGTTATTGCGGAGGCCTGA
- the alr gene encoding alanine racemase: MTENTETAAGSFRAARIDLDAVRRNLGAVRAFVGRDVATAPRVMAVVKANAYGHGALAVAEAAQAAGVDWLGVADIAEALELRRHGITAPILAWLHSPDADFAAAIAAGVSVGVSSPEQLRQVTDAAARLARTASVQLKLDTGLSRNGFPEADWTGAFAVARAAEIAGAISVDGLFSHLSNASPEADAAQCAQFDIGIAAARQAGLAPTLLHIAATAAALTEPAARYTMVRIGIGVYGLSPWGDGLPEGLELTPVMTLAARVAAVRRVVAGTAASYDYTWRAERDTTLALVPLGYADGIPRQASGRASVAINGVQYPVVGRVAMDQFIVDVGDTPVQVGDEVVLFGDPRSGVPSAEDWAEAAGTINYEIVTRIGQRVPRSAR; the protein is encoded by the coding sequence ATGACCGAAAACACCGAGACGGCCGCGGGCTCCTTCCGCGCTGCCCGGATCGACCTCGATGCCGTGCGCCGCAATCTCGGCGCCGTGCGCGCTTTCGTCGGCCGCGACGTCGCCACCGCCCCGCGCGTGATGGCGGTTGTGAAGGCGAACGCCTACGGGCACGGTGCCCTCGCCGTCGCCGAGGCAGCGCAGGCGGCAGGGGTCGACTGGCTCGGCGTCGCCGACATTGCCGAGGCCCTCGAACTGCGCCGGCACGGCATCACTGCGCCGATCCTCGCCTGGCTGCACAGCCCCGACGCCGACTTCGCGGCGGCCATCGCCGCTGGGGTCAGCGTCGGCGTCTCCTCGCCGGAGCAGCTGCGCCAGGTGACGGATGCCGCGGCGCGGCTCGCGCGCACCGCATCCGTGCAGCTCAAGCTCGACACTGGGCTCAGCCGCAATGGCTTCCCCGAGGCCGACTGGACCGGCGCGTTCGCCGTCGCCCGCGCGGCCGAGATCGCCGGCGCGATCAGCGTCGACGGGTTGTTCAGCCACCTCTCCAATGCCTCACCCGAGGCCGACGCCGCCCAGTGCGCGCAGTTCGACATCGGAATCGCGGCCGCCAGGCAGGCGGGGCTCGCCCCCACCCTGCTGCACATCGCGGCGACGGCCGCCGCCCTCACGGAACCTGCCGCGCGCTACACGATGGTGCGCATCGGCATCGGCGTCTACGGGCTCTCGCCCTGGGGAGATGGTCTGCCAGAGGGCCTCGAACTCACCCCGGTGATGACGCTCGCCGCCCGCGTGGCCGCGGTGCGCCGGGTCGTCGCCGGCACGGCAGCCAGCTACGACTACACCTGGCGGGCGGAACGCGACACCACTCTCGCCCTGGTGCCGCTCGGCTACGCCGACGGGATCCCGCGCCAGGCCTCCGGCCGGGCATCCGTGGCGATCAACGGCGTGCAGTACCCGGTCGTCGGGCGTGTGGCGATGGACCAGTTCATCGTGGACGTTGGCGACACCCCCGTGCAGGTGGGCGATGAGGTCGTGCTGTTCGGCGACCCGCGGTCGGGCGTGCCGAGCGCCGAGGACTGGGCGGAAGCCGCCGGCACCATCAACTATGAAATCGTCACCCGGATCGGGCAGCGCGTGCCGCGGAGCGCCCGGTGA
- the tsaB gene encoding tRNA (adenosine(37)-N6)-threonylcarbamoyltransferase complex dimerization subunit type 1 TsaB has product MLLAIDTSAGTSVAIVDRDRGVIAERGVADTMRHAEVIGGMIEAVLAESGVARSALSGVVAGMGPGPFTGLRVGIAAARTFALALGRPLVPVVSHDAVAFAHFGGATGSARTAPLLVVTDARRREVYWSAYSGVDELGLPVRLDGPGLAKPDALPAEVEARVFDAPFERLDATEISAGALGMVAELTFAARRPFAADEPLYLRSPDVTPSNGPKRVTR; this is encoded by the coding sequence ATGCTTCTCGCGATCGACACCTCCGCCGGAACAAGCGTCGCCATCGTCGACCGTGACCGCGGGGTCATCGCGGAACGCGGTGTGGCCGACACCATGCGCCACGCCGAGGTCATCGGCGGGATGATCGAGGCGGTGCTCGCCGAATCCGGGGTCGCACGCAGCGCGCTCTCCGGCGTCGTCGCCGGGATGGGGCCCGGCCCTTTCACCGGGCTGCGCGTCGGCATCGCCGCCGCCCGCACCTTCGCGCTCGCACTCGGCCGGCCCCTGGTTCCGGTCGTCAGCCACGACGCCGTCGCCTTCGCCCACTTCGGCGGCGCCACGGGCTCGGCACGCACCGCCCCGCTGCTCGTGGTCACCGATGCCCGCCGCCGCGAGGTGTACTGGAGCGCCTACTCCGGCGTCGACGAGCTCGGCCTGCCGGTGCGGCTGGACGGCCCGGGCCTGGCCAAGCCCGACGCCCTGCCCGCAGAGGTCGAAGCCAGGGTCTTCGACGCACCCTTCGAGCGTCTGGACGCCACCGAGATCTCCGCCGGCGCCCTCGGCATGGTCGCCGAGTTGACCTTCGCGGCGCGCCGCCCCTTCGCCGCCGACGAGCCGCTCTACCTGCGCTCGCCCGACGTGACCCCGTCCAACGGCCCCAAGCGGGTCACCCGGTGA
- the rimI gene encoding ribosomal protein S18-alanine N-acetyltransferase — MTWQLRRAGPADVPAIMAIENAMFPTDAWSTDAMARDVADPHCYYLVAFPPDAPESIEAYAGLLSPRGAPEADIQTIAVTTAAQGRGLGRVLMLRLIDEARARGAREVFLEVRADNPGAIHLYTSLGFEELGVRRGYYKPDNVDAIVMRLAIPAPQAGLAGTTDHTGTTDNTGTTDPTPLETHS, encoded by the coding sequence GTGACCTGGCAGCTGCGCCGGGCCGGCCCGGCCGATGTGCCCGCGATCATGGCGATCGAGAACGCGATGTTTCCGACCGACGCCTGGTCCACGGATGCCATGGCCCGCGACGTCGCCGACCCGCACTGCTACTACCTAGTGGCGTTCCCACCCGACGCCCCGGAGTCGATCGAGGCCTATGCCGGGCTGCTGTCTCCGCGCGGGGCGCCGGAGGCCGACATCCAGACCATCGCGGTGACGACCGCCGCGCAGGGCCGCGGCCTCGGCCGAGTGCTCATGCTGCGCCTCATCGACGAGGCCAGGGCCCGTGGCGCCCGTGAGGTGTTCCTCGAGGTGCGCGCAGACAACCCCGGTGCCATCCACCTGTACACGTCGCTCGGCTTCGAGGAGCTCGGAGTGCGCCGCGGCTACTACAAGCCCGACAACGTCGACGCCATCGTGATGCGGCTCGCGATCCCCGCGCCGCAGGCCGGCCTGGCTGGCACCACCGATCACACCGGCACCACCGACAACACTGGCACCACCGACCCCACCCCGCTGGAGACCCACTCGTGA
- the tsaD gene encoding tRNA (adenosine(37)-N6)-threonylcarbamoyltransferase complex transferase subunit TsaD, which translates to MLNRTDPLVLGIETSCDETGIGIVRGTTLLANVIASSMDEHARYGGVVPEVAARAHLEEMSPAITAALDEAGIRLDEIDAVAVTSGPGLAGALMVGVGAAKALAIALDKPIYAVNHLVGHVGADVLATGQDGASEPLQYPTIALLVSGGHTSLLLVRDLTGDVELLGETIDDAAGEAFDKVARVLGLPYPGGPHIDRLAAQGNPKAIRFPRGLTLPKDMAKHRYDFSFSGLKTAVARWVEKAQDAGEEVPVADVAASFREAVVDVLLGKAIAACADHGVPRLLLGGGVVANARVRELAAERCAAAGIELRIPPLSLCTDNGAMIAALGAQLIMAGNEPSSLDFGADSTLPVTDIQVH; encoded by the coding sequence ATGCTGAACCGCACCGACCCCCTCGTGCTCGGCATCGAGACCAGCTGTGACGAGACCGGCATCGGCATCGTGCGCGGCACGACACTGCTGGCCAACGTCATCGCGTCCTCGATGGACGAGCACGCCCGCTACGGCGGCGTCGTGCCGGAGGTGGCCGCGCGAGCCCACCTTGAGGAGATGAGCCCGGCGATCACCGCCGCGCTGGACGAGGCCGGCATCCGCCTCGACGAGATCGACGCCGTCGCCGTGACCAGCGGCCCCGGCCTGGCCGGCGCGCTGATGGTGGGCGTCGGCGCCGCGAAGGCGCTGGCCATCGCGCTGGACAAGCCGATCTACGCCGTGAATCACCTGGTCGGCCACGTCGGCGCCGATGTGCTCGCCACCGGGCAGGACGGGGCCTCCGAGCCGCTGCAGTACCCGACGATCGCGCTGCTGGTCTCGGGCGGGCACACCTCGCTGCTGCTGGTGCGCGACCTGACCGGTGACGTCGAACTGCTCGGCGAAACCATCGATGACGCAGCGGGGGAGGCCTTCGACAAGGTCGCCCGTGTGCTCGGCCTGCCCTACCCGGGTGGGCCGCACATCGACCGTCTCGCGGCTCAGGGCAACCCGAAGGCGATCCGGTTCCCGCGCGGGCTCACCCTGCCGAAAGACATGGCCAAGCACCGCTACGACTTCAGCTTCTCTGGTTTGAAGACCGCCGTCGCGCGCTGGGTTGAGAAGGCACAGGATGCCGGCGAAGAGGTGCCCGTCGCCGACGTCGCGGCGAGTTTCCGCGAGGCCGTCGTTGACGTGCTGCTCGGCAAAGCGATCGCGGCCTGCGCCGACCACGGCGTGCCCCGACTGCTGCTCGGTGGTGGCGTCGTGGCAAACGCGCGGGTGCGCGAGCTCGCGGCGGAACGGTGCGCCGCGGCCGGGATCGAACTGCGCATTCCCCCGCTCAGCCTCTGCACCGACAACGGCGCGATGATCGCCGCCCTCGGGGCGCAGCTGATCATGGCGGGCAATGAGCCGAGCTCGCTGGACTTCGGTGCCGACTCCACTCTGCCCGTGACCGACATCCAGGTGCACTGA
- a CDS encoding DUF4190 domain-containing protein, with amino-acid sequence MTVRLHKARTADQKGSTMTDQNQPPVPPNEPTPPVNPDFTAPEAPAAPPVPPAPNYGAPQAPPAPPYGAPAVPPAPQYAAPAAPQYGAPQYGAPANYGQPGGAPKTNTFAIVSLVASVVGFFTGITFLVGIIFGHIALSQIKKSGENGRGMAIAGLVIGYIGLVLGIILTIALIAIFTTVAVNSPGYSY; translated from the coding sequence GTGACCGTGAGGCTGCACAAGGCCCGCACCGCTGACCAGAAGGGCTCCACCATGACCGACCAGAACCAGCCCCCAGTCCCGCCGAACGAGCCGACACCGCCCGTGAACCCGGACTTCACCGCCCCCGAAGCTCCCGCTGCCCCGCCGGTCCCGCCTGCCCCGAACTACGGTGCGCCCCAGGCCCCGCCTGCCCCGCCGTATGGCGCCCCCGCGGTGCCCCCGGCCCCGCAGTACGCCGCCCCGGCAGCGCCGCAGTACGGTGCACCGCAGTACGGCGCTCCCGCCAACTACGGCCAGCCGGGCGGCGCACCGAAGACGAACACGTTCGCGATCGTGTCGCTGGTGGCATCCGTCGTCGGATTCTTCACCGGTATCACGTTCCTGGTCGGCATCATCTTCGGCCACATCGCGCTCAGCCAGATCAAGAAGTCCGGCGAGAACGGCCGCGGCATGGCGATCGCCGGCCTCGTCATCGGCTACATCGGTCTGGTCCTCGGCATCATCCTCACGATCGCGTTGATCGCGATCTTTACGACGGTTGCCGTGAACAGCCCGGGGTACTCCTACTAA